In one Lycium barbarum isolate Lr01 chromosome 7, ASM1917538v2, whole genome shotgun sequence genomic region, the following are encoded:
- the LOC132601294 gene encoding uncharacterized protein LOC132601294 has translation MVDTEENIANRAVNFFHNQFAQEGSNSDFSMLKHIPRLVSDECNGQLWGLPTFEEVKRAVFELKGDSACGPDRLSGTFYHACWDVVGMDVFRLVKAFYEGHTLPKSITHTNLVLFPKKPLVQSFADLRPISLSNFINKVISRVVYGRLDSILPQLISSNQSGFVKGRSIIENVLLTQEILTDIRKRGRPANVVINLNMDKTYDIVSWLYLTKFLEKMGLTGEFVDQIWRLLANN, from the coding sequence AtggtagacactgaagaaaataTAGCAAATAGGGCAGTCAACTTCTTTCATAATCAGTTTGCGCAAGAGGGATCTAATTCTGACTTTAGCATGCTCAAGCACATTCCTAGATTGGTGTCTGATGAATGCAATGGTCAGTTGTGGGGTTTGCCTACATTTGAAGAAGTAAAAAGAGCAGTATTTGAGCTTAAGGGTGACAGTGCTTGTGGTCCAGATAGACTTTCAGGTACATTCTATCATGCATGTTGGGATGTAGTAGGTATGGATGTCTTTAGGTTGGTCAAGGCATTTTATGAAGGGCATACACTTCCTAAATCAATTACTCATACTAATCTTGTACTTTTTCCAAAAAAACCACTTGTTCAAAGTTTTGCTGATCTCAGGCCTATCAGCTTGAGCAATTTTATCAATAAGGTGATTTCAAGAGTGGTATATGGGAGGCTTGATAGTATTTTACCACAACTGATATCCAGTAATCAATCAGGTTTTGTTAAAGGAAGAAGTATTATTGAAAATGTATTGCTTACACAAGAAATACTGACTGATATTAGGAAGAGAGGAAGACCTGCAAATGTTGTTATAAATTTGAATATGGACAAGACATATGATATAGTGTCATGGCTATATTTGACTAAGTTTCTAGAGAAAATGGGCTTGACAGGAGAATTTGTGGATCAGATTTGGAGATTGTTGGCCAACAATTAG